A window of Zingiber officinale cultivar Zhangliang chromosome 5A, Zo_v1.1, whole genome shotgun sequence contains these coding sequences:
- the LOC121979363 gene encoding uncharacterized protein LOC121979363, with product MPRSSRRRSHRSPKRSSERSDSLEGESLRERKTREEETLGTWGPSVSRDLEAEKRRSVHEHSDKEILNKSNGDTSSEKKRKARGNEEVVVADRWNGGKENDEKRSKGEDFGQLVLDKSSKVKAIDSKNRSSRRYDGAHERDEDRGGRNDSMKGNPERVSSQREVTYYYKDGKEKENNNYQEVQDCRHEKPEDLHSRKHGSRDLSSTEELALKKNAKINERQVQDVLLSAEIEKRPDKHTRRDENEDRDKWLEDIRDFDDRRLSSRDHSRNKSYKDERHDNTKYKGKYRIDNDRDQNHHDEKNQDEWSSKDRISDKSYKFRDENKLQDRHKKTKLHATDQDGTYVDVVDDTKLKDSRRRRYSDEKDDISELKLRGTKEHYEVEKTASSVHRTSSHNGKPRSAYCHTGKIDSSPKNRQFKTFTSSSAHPDNDQNRDTSKHEESIHRISEHEERRCSAVSKGDGITSSGLRDRDAAPRSGKLTIKDDIYSGRSSKFERPRKSLDAEMVQRSAKYKDRGRGNDVSQIAASARESTPIGSSSIYRSGYIPDCSPNHMHPPPPTRVGTDSPSVLGPYQDDNTANSSERRSYNCYNKHTSDLGIGNGHGNTRKGAPNWPSPATNGFLPLRHGPPPTGFHPTMPQFPPPLLFGVRPMDLAHSSMSYHMHEMAERFSGVSRPFSWHNSLDQFCQPPMQMWDRTNGLLGNETPTYGRQEWDENGQLRGSRGWGMGSEMWKDKNIKNRETLALKKEQGSSTHSPTDEVVHSKSLPTESIDEKQSSDTATSKNEMESPQIVVSKKTSKLSFVSDNKKANYAAIYLSRIDISSDLAGLEMYQRCSSQIGILDIKDVGSLTSHGCFQMNKYGNKEKNSILKSFFPTAKDDIFKKAMSVYQKNSKILWMNHAVLQTGSSKETEPKKASENEAAPSGNDLDSLEKVTAISGDDDSANNMLVDNAIKSAEDSNLGSAVSPGAVDPYNNGPETNETASAGEDTASVSRIPYFDENTH from the exons ATGCCGAGGAGTTCGCGTCGCCGTTCGCACCGTTCGCCTAAGCGTTCGAGTGAACGTTCTGACTCCTTGGAGGGCGAGAGTCTCCGAGAGAGGAAAACCAGAGAGGAGGAGACCCTCGGGACTTGGGGACCCAGTGTTTCTAGGGATCTGGAGGCGGAGAAACGGAGATCCGTGCATGAGCATTCCGACAAAGAGATTTTGAACAAGAGCAATGGAGATACCTCCAGTGAGAAAAAGCGTAAAGCGAGAGGGAACGAGGAGGTGGTGGTTGCTGATCGGTGGAACGGCGGAAAGGAGAATGATGAAAAGAGGTCAAAAGGTGAGGATTTTGGTCAGTTGGTGCTGGATAAAAGTTCGAAGGTAAAGGCTATTGATTCTAAGAATAGGTCAAGCAGAAGGTACGATGGTGCACATGAAAGGGATGAGGATCGTGGAGGGAGAAATGACTCCATGAAGGGGAACCCTGAGAGAGTTTCAAGTCAGAGAGAGGTTACTTATTATTACAAGGATGGAAAGGAGAAGGAGAATAACAACTATCAGGAGGTCCAAGATTGTAGACATGAGAAGCCAGAGGATTTACACAGTCGGAAACATGGTTCTAGGGATCTGTCAAGCACTGAAGAACTTGCATTGAAGAAGAATGCAAAAATCAATG AAAGGCAAGTTCAGGATGTGTTACTAAGTGCCGAGATAGAGAAGAGGCCAGATAAACACACAAGGAGGGATGAGAACGAAGATAGAGATAAATGGTTGGAGGATATTAGAGACTTTGATGATAGAAGACTATCTTCTAGAGATCATAGTCGGAACAAAAGCTATAAAGATGAAAGGCACGACAACACCAAGTATAAAGGTAAATACAGGATTGACAATGACAGAGATCAGAATCACCACGATGAGAAGAACCAAGATGAATGGTCATCCAAGGATCGCATCAGTGATAAATCCTACAAATTCAGAGATGAAAACAAATTACAGGATAGACATAAGAAGACTAAACTACATGCCACTGATCAGGATGGTACTTATGTCGATGTTGTTGACGACACTAAGCTCAAAGATAGCAGGAGGAGAAGGTATTCTGATGAAAAAGATGATATTAGTGAATTAAAGCTGAGAGGCACAAAAGAGCATTATGAAGTTGAGAAAACTGCATCAAGTGTCCATAGGACTAGTTCCCACAATGGTAAACCCAGATCAGCATATTGTCATACTGGGAAGATCGATTCAAGTCCAAAGAACAGACAGTTTAAAACCTTTACCAGCTCCAGTGCACATCCTGATAATGATCAAAACAG GGACACATCAAAGCATGAAGAATCAATTCACAGAATTTCAGAACATGAAGAAAGACGTTGCTCTGCAGTTTCCAAAGGAGATGGTATAACTTCTTCAGGACTTCGTGACAGGGATGCTGCTCCCCGATCAGGGAAGCTAACTATAAAGGATGACATCTATTCAG GAAGATCATCTAAATTTGAAAGGCCTAGGAAAAGCCTTGATGCTGAAATGGTACAAAGGTCTGCTAAGTACAAAGACAGAGGAAGAGGAAATGATGTATCCCAGATTGCTGCATCTGCTAGGGAGTCAACACCCATTGGGTCATCATCTATTTACAGAAGTGGTTATATTCCAGACTGTTCACCTAATCACATGCATCCTCCACCACCTACAAGGGTCGGAACTGACAGCCCTTCAGTCTTGGGTCCATATCAAGATGATAATACAGCAAATAGTAGTGAGCGTAGGTCTTATAATTGTTACAACAAACATACAAGTGATCTTGGAATTGGAAATGGACATGGAAATACACGGAAAGGTGCCCCAAATTGGCCTTCACCAGCTACAAATGGTTTTCTTCCCTTGCGGCATGGGCCACCTCCTACTGGATTTCATCCAACAATGCCTCAGTTTCCACCCCCTCTTTTGTTTGGTGTTAGACCTATGGATTTAGCCCATAGTAGCATGTCGTATCATATGCATGAGATGGCTGAGAGATTTTCTGGTGTTAGCCGGCCATTCAGTTGGCATAATTCTCTTGATCAATTTTGCCAACCTCCAATGCAAATGTGGGACAGAACCAATGGTCTGTTGGGTAATGAGACGCCTACCTATGGAAGGCAAGAATGGGATGAGAATGGCCAGTTAAGAGGCAGTAGAGGTTGGGGAATGGGTTCTGAAATGTGGAAGGATAAAAACATCAAAAATAGGGAAACTCTGGCACTGAAAAAGGAACAGGGATCTTCAACACATTCTCCAACTGATGAAGTAGTCCATTCAAAATCTTTGCCAACTGAAAGCATTGACGAAAAGCAATCAAGTGATACAGCCACATCTAAGAATGAGATGGAATCTCCTCAAATTGTTGTATCCAAGAAGACATCCAAGCTCTCTTTTGTTTCAGACAATAAGAAAGCAAATTATGCTGCCATTTACCTTTCCAGGATTGATATCTCATCTGATCTTGCGGGTTTGGAGATGTACCAGAGGTGCTCATCTCAAATTGGAATATTGGATATTAAAGATGTTGGCAGTTTAACTTCCCATGGATGCTTCCAG ATGAATAAATATGGCAACAAAgagaaaaattctattttgaagtcATTCTTTCCCACTGCAAAAGATGATATATTCAAG AAAGCCATGTCCGTGTATCAGAAGAATAGCAAAATACTATGGATGAATCATGCAGTGTTACAGACAGGCAGTTCCAAAGAAACTGAGCCTAAAAAAGCTTCAGAAAATGAGGCGGCACCGAGTGGAAATGATTTGGATTCCTTGGAGAAGGTAACAGCTATATCTGGCGATGATGATTCTGCTAATAACATGCTGGTTGACAATGCCATTAAATCTGCTGAGGACTCAAACCTTGGATCTGCTGTCTCTCCTGGTGCTGTCGATCCCTATAATAATGGTCCTGAAACTAATGAGACTGCTTCAGCAGGAGAGGATACTGCAAGTGTAAGTCGGATACCTTATTTTGACGAAAATACACATTGA
- the LOC121979365 gene encoding COBRA-like protein 1, protein MASLLAFSLLAFLVFSSLASIAEAYDSLDPNGNITIKWDIIQWTPDGYVAVVTMYNYQQYRHIQSPGWNLGWTWAKKEVIWSMVGAQATEQGDCSKFKGNIPHCCKKTPTIVDLLPGTPYNMQIANCCKGGVISSWVQDPANAASSFQLSAGLAGTSKKTVRAPKNFTLRAPGPGYTCGPAKDVSPSTFLTSDGRRKTHALKTWNITCTYSQFLAQKTPTCCVSLSSFYNDTIVNCPTCSCGCQNNLTHPGSCVEADSPYLAYAVNDPSKSSYAPLVQCTSHMCPIRVHWHVKLNYKDYWRVKIAITNFNYRMNYTQWNLVIQHPNFDNLTQLFSFNYRSIAPYGDINDTAMLWGVKYYNDLLMEAGPYGNAQSELLFRKEPSFTFEKGWAFPRRVYFNGDNCVMPPPDAYPWLPNSSPRLRFPSFVLMVVLWAALALSLIHHL, encoded by the exons ATGGCGTCGCTTTTGGCCTTTTCCCTGCTTGCCTTTTTGGTTTTCTCCTCTCTGGCTTCCATCGCAG AAGCTTATGATTCCCTAGATCCCAATGGGAATATAACAATCAAATGGGATATTATACAGTGGACACCTGATGGCTATGTT GCCGTCGTTACAATGTACAATTACCAGCAATATCGACACATCCAATCACCTGGCTGGAATCTGGGATGGACTTGGGCAAAAAAGGAGGTCATTTGGTCTATGGTAGGAGCACAGGCAACTGAGCAGGGCGATTGCTCGAAATTTAAAGGAAACATACCGCATTGTTGCAAGAAGACCCCAACAATTGTCGACCTTCTTCCTGGTACTCCATACAACATGCAAATTGCTAACTGCTGCAAGGGCGGCGTTATTAGTTCGTGGGTTCAGGATCCGGCCAATGCTGCAAGTTCATTCCAGCTCAGTGCTGGCCTAGCCGGCACATCCAAAAAGACTGTTCGTGCACCGAAAAACTTCACCCTGAGAGCTCCAGGCCCTGGATATACATGTGGACCAGCAAAGGATGTATCGCCGAGCACATTTTTAACATCGGATGGAAGAAGAAAAACCCATGCCCTGA AGACATGGAACATTACTTGTACATACTCCCAGTTTCTCGCGCAGAAGACCCCTACATGCTGTGTATCGCTTTCATCTTTTTATAATGATACGATAGTTAACTGCCCGACATGCTCCTGCGGATGCCAAAATAACCTGACCCATCCTGGTAGTTGTGTCGA GGCAGACTCACCTTATTTAGCTTATGCAGTGAATGATCCTAGCAAAAGTAGCTATGCACCATTGGTCCAGTGCACATCACATATGTGCCCGATACGAGTGCATTGGCATGTAAAACTTAACTACAAAGATTATTGGCGTGTAAAGATTGCGATAACGAATTTCAATTACCGCATGAACTACACGCAGTGGAACCTTGTCATACAACATCCAAACTTTGACAATCTCACTCAGCTTTTCAGTTTCAACTACAGGTCCATAGCCCCATATGGAGACATAA ATGATACTGCCATGCTCTGGGGTGTCAAATACTACAATGACTTACTTATGGAAGCTGGACCCTATGGAAATGCACAATCAGAGCTTCTATTCCGAAAGGAACCAAGCTTCACTTTCGAGAAAGGATGGGCCTTTCCAAGACGCGTATACTTCAACGGCGACAACTGTGTCATGCCTCCTCCAGATGCATACCCATGGCTACCGAATAGTAGCCCTCGGTTGAGATTTCCTTCATTTGTTCTGATGGTGGTTCTTTGGGCAGCTTTGGCTTTGTCGTTGATTCATCATCTCTAG